One region of Armigeres subalbatus isolate Guangzhou_Male chromosome 3, GZ_Asu_2, whole genome shotgun sequence genomic DNA includes:
- the LOC134219501 gene encoding large ribosomal subunit protein bL33m — MFLTNILLKKAKSKNILVLMESAVSGHQFLKIRERLADKLELIRFDPYIQRNSLYKERKRVRSMN, encoded by the exons ATGTTTCTCACGAATATTTTACtgaaaaaggcaaaaagcaa AAACATCCTGGTTCTGATGGAAAGTGCCGTCAGTGGACATCAGTTTTTGAAGATTCGAGAGCGACTGGCCGATAAGTTGGAACTCATTCGCTTCGATCCTTACA TTCAACGTAACAGTTTATACAAGGAACGAAAACGTGTGCGAAGTATGAATTAA
- the LOC134219499 gene encoding bifunctional lysine-specific demethylase and histidyl-hydroxylase NO66: MSAVPSIFDTPVAVPVTSKPSPLGTKRIAVENGNLSAEKQSKKSKKALASKQQMIDLLVQEHVRELNQEDSSESVGLSSKKAKKNKKKSVDDNASLTKNKAAKKQTKIGLKIKLQDAKQHQRKLKKNLEGINRAKQQVNDSLIEAPFNGESLKNTSNYQSPINKQSKKKNKQMPQPITDTPKVRVKQEPQTPRINGANNSIFEDSSNVGREKFGWVIYPTPVEEFMANYWEKKPLLIQRKDQSYYKNLLSRAKIDEMLRQHNIEYTKNIDVTSYRDGLRETHNPDGRVLPPEMWSFYNEGCSIRMLNPQTYLPGVYEMNVKLQEFFHCMTGANFYLTPPNSQGFAPHYDDIEAFVLQVEGRKHWKLYSPREPAEMLARISSPNFTQEEIGSPILEVILEPGDLLYFPRGIIHQASTVPGHHSLHVTMSVYQKNCWADLLEIFFPHALAQAAENTFELRRGIPLDLHQHFGIVHSDSNTPTRKQLITQIKSLVDKVFSEEAIDSAVDQLAKRFQHDALPPSVSSVEQSSTVYGSNFSFNSNGTVSLRVPFTENSTVSLLRRNVLRLVSEEEKLRIYYHTDNSREYHEYEPNFLEIDQDAALGVELLVKMYPQPLTIRDLPVEDKIEFAKSLWEKGLIVIQGY, translated from the exons ATGAGTGCCGTTCCATCGATTTTCGATACCCCTGTTGCTGTCCCGGTGACATCAAAACCATCGCCTTTGGGAACCAAAAGAATAGCGGTAGAAAATGGGAACTTATCTGCGGAAAAACAGTCGAAAAAGTCTAAGAAAGCATTGGCCAGTAAACAGCAAATGATAGATTTGTTGGTGCAGGAACACGTCCGAGAATTAAATCAAGAAGATTCCAGTGAATCAGTGGGTTTATCttcgaaaaaggcaaaaaagaatAAG aaaaaatctgTCGATGACAATGCTAGTTTGACGAAAAACAAAGCCgctaagaaacaaaccaaaattGGACTGAAAATAAAATTACAGGACGCTAAACAACACCAGCGAAAGTTGAAGAAAAACCTGGAGGGCATTAATCGCGCCAAGCAACAGGTCAATGATTCATTAATCGAGGCACCGTTTAATGGCGAATCGCTCAAAAATACATCCAACTACCAGTCACCCATCAACAAGCAATCAAAGAAAAAGAACAAACAAATGCCGCAACCAATCACAGACACCCCTAAAGTAAGAGTTAAACAAGAGCCCCAAACTCCACGCATAAATGGCGCGAATAATTCTATCTTCGAGGACAGTAGTAATGTTGGCCGTGAAAAATTTGGTTGGGTGATTTATCCTACTCCGGTCGAAGAATTTATGGCCAACTATTGGGAAAAGAAGCCACTACTCATCCAGCGAAAGGACCAATCATACTACAAAAACTTGCTTTCTCGCGCGAAGATCGATGAAATGCTACGGCAGCATAATATCGAGTACACCAAAAATATAGACGTTACTTCGTATCGTGATGGTCTGCGAGAGACACATAATCCGGACGGGAGGGTCCTGCCTCCGGAGATGTGGTCTTTTTACAATGAAGGTTGCAGCATTCGAATGCTCAACCCACAAACATATCTTCCCGGAGTATACGAAATGAACGTGAAACTGCAAGAATTTTTCCATTGTATGACCGGAGCTAATTTTTATCTAACGCCTCCAAACAGTCAAGGCTTTGCACCGCATTACGATGACATCGAAGCGTTTGTTCTTCAAGTTGAAGGACGCAAACACTGGAAGTTATACAGTCCACGGGAACCGGCAGAGATGCTCGCACGAATATCATCACCAAACTTCACACAAGAAGAGATCGGTAGTCCTATTTTGGAAGTAATTTTGGAACCCGGAGATTTGCTGTACTTTCCACGCGGCATCATTCATCAAGCCAGCACCGTACCAGGTCACCATTCCCTGCACGTCACGATGAGTGTCTATCAGAAAAATTGCTGGGCCGACCTGCTAGAAATCTTTTTTCCGCATGCACTGGCTCAAGCGGCTGAAAATACATTTGAGCTACGACGAGGGATTCCTCTGGACCTTCATCAACACTTCGGCATTGTACACTCGGATAGCAATACCCCTACTCGCAAGCAATTGATAACGCAGATAAAATCGCTTGTCGACAAGGTATTCAGTGAAGAAGCAATCGATAGCGCTGTGGATCAGCTTGCTAAGCGCTTCCAGCATGATGCCCTTCCACCATCCGTCTCCAGCGTTGAACaatccagcacagtgtatgGTTCCAATTTCAGTTTCAATTCTAACGGCACCGTTAGTCTTCGGGTACCATTCACGGAGAACAGTACCGTTTCCCTATTGCGCCGCAATGTACTTCGGTTGGTGAGCGAGGAAGAGAAACTTCGCATTTACTACCACACGGATAATTCACGTGAGTATCACGAGTATGAGCCAAACTTCCTTGAAATCGATCAAGATGCTGCCCTGGGTGTAGAACTGCTGGTCAAGATGTATCCGCAACCATTGACCATTCGAGATTTGCCAGTGGAAGATAAAATTGAATTCGCGAAAAGCCTTTGGGAAAAAGGATTAATAGTAATTCAAGGTTATTAA